Genomic segment of Longimicrobiaceae bacterium:
CGACCTCCGCCCTGCGGGCGGGCGGGATCGCGGACACGTCGGCGGCGCCGGTGAGCACGTCCGTGAGCCGCCCCGTTCCGTCGGGCACGACGCGGAACACGAGACGGTCCAGATAGGGCCGGCCGCCGAGCGCGGGCGGATGAAGGGGATTCGCCTCGAAGATCCATTCCTGCCCCGAAACACGGCGCACGAAACGGAATGGGCCGTTGCCCACGACGCGCTCGGCGCCGAACGGGTGCTGGCGCATCGCCTCTGGCGGAACGGCCTGGAGCAGGTGCTTGGGGGCGGGCGGCCGCGTCATCCAGAAACTCAGGAAATCCGGCGACGCGCGCACCCGGAAGCGTACGGTGAACGAATCCAGCTTTTCGGCGACCGGGCTGTAGAGACGAAGCATGGCGGCATGCGGAGAGGCGGTTTTCGGCTCCTTGGTCCTCACGAAGGTGAAAAGTACGTCGTCTGCGGTCGTGGGCGCGCCATCGTGCCAGCGGACGTCGCGCCGCAGGCGGAAGGTGAGCTGGAGCGTGTCCGGCGCCACCCGCACGGTATCCCACTGTTCCGCCAGCCCCGGCAGCGGGCGGAACTGGCGATCGTAGCGCAGCACCGGCGTGTACAGCACGAACTGGTGAAGCTGCAGGTTCGGCCGCAGGTCGGCCGTCAGCGGATTCAGCGGCTGGAAGTCCTGGGCGAGCAGCACAACCGCGGTCCCGCCGTAGCGCTCGGCCTCGGGGATCTCGCCGTCCGCCGCGTCGGGGCCACCGCGCGAGTCGGCGGGCACGCAGGCGGCGAGGAGCAGGAGCGCGAGGAGGCCGCCGCGGGCCGTGACCGATCCGGGAAGGGGCACGCGGGGGGCGGCGGGTGTCGTCATGGGCTCTTCTGGCGTGGTGGCTCCCTGCCGGGCGCCGGGAGTCCGGGTGCGTGGCGGCGGCGCGGCGATCACCTGCCGTGGTGCCGGGCGATCTCCTCCGGAGTGAGGCGAAGGAAGCGCGCGGCGTTGTTGTAGAAGATGTCGCGCTTCTGCCCGTGCGTGAGGAACGGCGCCTCCTCGATGGAGCGGACCGCCGCGTCGATCAGCCCGGGCCAGACCATCTGGTCCGACCCGAACATGATGCGGTCGCCGTACCCGGCGTCCACCAGCTCCTGCAGGTAGCGATAGAAGGCTGGTCGCGGCTCCACGTTGACGAGCATGCTCACCTCCACGTACAGCTGCGGGTGGGAGAACAGCATGGCCCGCAGGTCGTCCAGCATGGGATAGCCCGCGTGCATGACGTAGACACGCAGCCGGGGATGACGGATGAGCACCTCCTCCAGCGTCAGCGCGCTCTGCAGCCGGGTGCGGTACGCACGGTTGCCGAAGTAGAACTCGCCGGGCCCTCCGGGGCCGATGTGGATCCCCACCGGCAGGTCCAGCTCCTCCGCCAGCGCCCAGTACGGCTCCATCCGCGGGTCGTCCGGGGCGATTCCCCCGTACTGGTTCAGCACCTCGCCCAGGACGGCCAGGTCACCGCGGCGGTGCAGCGCGCGGATGGAGTCGGGCGAGACCGGACGGTATGAAGCGCCATCCGGGGCCGCGGTCGCAGTGCCGGTGGCGCGGTCCAGTCGGAAGTCCAGCCCCGGGATGAAGCGGCCAGGAGCAGCGGCGCGCCACGCCTTCACCAGCTCGGGCGCCCCGCCGAGGACACCAATGATGTTGTGGCGCTCCATCGCCGCGAGCGTCTCGCCCAGGACCGCGGCATCCGTCGCCGCGGGGAGCACCTCCCGGCAGGAGGTGGAGCCTCGCAGTCCCTCCTCGATCGGATGGGCGGGGTCCCAGAAGGGCATGGCCACGACGGGCGCGCAGAGTGGCCCTGGATTCGGGCCATAGTGGCGTGCCAGGCGCGCGTGCATGTGCATATCGAGGATCGGGAGTCGCTCCTGCGCCTCCGGGGCGGTGCCCGGCTGCTCAGGTGGAGAGACACCGCCGCTGGCGCAGGCGGAGAGCAGCAGCACCGAGCACAGAAACACGAGTGAGCGCGCCGTTGAGATCATCATGGTGTGTGTCGCCGCTGAACGGCATGCCAGGCGAAGAAAACGGCAATCCCGAGCCGTCGCGCGGTGCATCCCGGGCGTGGAGCCCGGCGCTTGATATGCGGATCGCCGCGGTGAATTCGGCCGACCGGGGCAGCCCGGAGGAGTGACGAGCGGAGGAGCGGTGTCCCGGCACTCGGGCGGCGCAGGGGAACCGCTCACGCCTGAGGACGAGCGCGGATGCGCCTGCTGGAGCTGCATGCCGCGTGGTCCTCAGGCGGTGGGGGCAGGCGCGGGACCCGCCCCTGTCGCAGCGCTCGGCTGCTCCAGTGCGCCGCCCCGTCCGGCGGCAGCCGGTATGGCCGGCCGCCGGCCGAGGATGGTCGCCACCGCCATGTGAGCCGTTACGTTGGCGGCGGTGATGATGGTGTCCGGCAGAGCCATGATCGCGATCAGCAGGCCGATGCCCTGGGGCGGCAGCCCGACGGCGAGGAACGCGGGAACCGCGACCATCATCCCCGCTCCGCCCGGGAGCCCGACGCCGGCCATGCTCATCACGACGGCGATCCCGGCTACGGTTGCCACCTGGAAGGGGGTAAGGTCGATCCCGTAGAGCCGGGCGATGAAGAGAGCTCCCAGAATCTGCCAGACGGGGCCGGTGATGCGGAAGAGCGAGACCCCGAGGGGAAGCACGAACCCCGCGATCCGGGGAGAGATGTCGAGCCGCGTCACCGCTCCCTCGATCATCGCCGGCAGCGAGGCGAGGGAGGATTGCGTACTGAAGGCCACCGCCTGCGCGGGGGCGGCCGCGCGAGCGAAGCGCGGCAGAGGCACGCCGCCGAGCGCCGCTGCCACGGGGTAGAGGACGAACAGGGTGGCGAGGGCGAATCCCGACAGCACGAGGACGTAGTAGGCGATGGCGCCGACGGCGGAGAGCCCCATCTGCAGCCCGAGCGGAAGCGCCAGCCCGAAGACCCCGATGGGAGCGAGCACCAGGATCCAGCGCACCAGCACCAGCATCACCTCGGCGACCGAGCGGAAGAATCCAACGAGCAGTTCCCGCGATGCTGGAGCGGCATGCAGGGCGGCGAAGCCGAAGAGAATCGTGAAGACAAGCAGGGGAAGCATCGCGCCTGCGGCCGCCGCCGCGATGGGGTTGGTGGGGACGAGCCCGGTGATCCACTGGCTGGGCCGGGGGAGTACCGCCGGCCCTTCGCTCGTCATGGAAACGTCCTGACGCAGCGATGCCGCCGTGGCCGGGTCGATGCTCAACCAGGAGAACAGGGGAGGAGCGGCCAGTGCCGTGAACGCGGCGGCTGCCGTGAGCAGTACCAGAAAAAGCACGAGCGCCTTCGCCCCGAGCCGCCCCATCGCCTGCGCCTGTGTAGCCGAGGCGATGCCGGTGACGAGGAGCGAGACGACCAGCGGGATCACCGTCATCTGCAGCGCGCTCACCCAGAGGGTGCCCAGGGGCTCGACGGCAGACGCGATGGCAAAGAGCGAGGGCCGGTCGATGACCGAGAGCAGAATGCCTCCGCCAAGGCCGGCGGCGAGCGCGAGGAGGATCCGCGAGGTCAGTGACATGGGCATTTACCTCCGAAGCTGTGGTCGGGCGCTGGCGCCCCGGAGCGCCGCAGCTCGCCCCCGGGGCCCCGCCGGGTGGCGCGACGGGCCGACGCCTGAGCGACCCGCCGTTCGCCCGGCGCTCCGCTCATCCGGTCAGCAGGCGGAACAGCGCCACCCCGCCCCAGATGCCGACGCCGACCGCCAGCAGCTGGAGCGCGAGCCAGTAGGCGCCCCGGGCCGTCATGGCGGCGCTCCCGCGTCCAGCACCCGCGCCTTCGCCACGCGGTACTCCTCGTCGCTGAGCGCGCCCGACGCATGCAGCGCCGCGAGGCGCTCCAGCGCGGAGACGACCTGGGCGCCCCGCGGCGCGTCCGGCGGCGGCGTCGGCCGCCGGATCTCGGGTTCGGGGGGCGGCCGCGCACCGCGGAAGCTCGTGAAGCGGCGTACCTGCGGACCCGCGGCCATCGCCAGCGGTGCGCCCGCCATGGCGATGAAGGCGACCCCGGGGATCAGCCAACCCCAGACCGGCCCGCCGCCGCCCGGGGGGCGGAAGGCGAACTCGAGGAAGTTCCAGCCGAGCGAGAGGAAGAGCGCCGGCCACGCGAGCACATCCAGGTTCGGGATGCCGCGGGAGGTCGTCTGCCAGATGTAGATCCCCAGGCACACGATCCCCGCCCAGAACCCGCCGACCACCGCGGCCGGCACGCCCCGGGGGCACGGCCGCGCGATGACGTACGGCGAGGCACCCTCCGCGCACGCGCCGCCGATCTCCATCACGGCACGCATGCCCAGGAAGAGGAACGTCATCCCGCAGGCGACGCCCGCGAGGGAGAGGAAGACCCACGCGCTGGCCGCGAGGGGGAGCGCGTCGTCGTCGGTCCGGTCGGTCATGGACACGAAACGGTGGGGGGAGGTGGGGGGCGGGGTTGCCCGCCCCGCCCGCGGCCGTAGACTTCCGGCCGCACCGTGCGGTGCTGGCGGCGCCGTGAGGGGCCGCGGCATCTCGGGGGGCCACTCATTCGGTGGGCTGTGCGGCTGAAAGTCGGGATGGACCGTCAGCGGACGCTCAGCTGCCGGATCATCCCGTGCTCGATGTGCGACCGCCCATCCGGCGCCTGGAACGTGTACTCGGCGGCTGTGAGGGAGACCACGTTGGGTGCGGCGGCGGCCGTATCGGCCGGAACCGCTTCGTCCCCGGCCGTACAGGCCGGGAGGAGCGCGACACCGGTGATCAGCAGCATGGAGCGGGCAGACATGGCGGCCCTCAGCGTGAAAGTCATAAATGGTCACGCCGAGTTGCGTGACGGCGGAGATGAAGTCGCCCCGGGAGGCCGGCGGTCAGCGGGTTCATGGGCTGGCAGTCCTGCGCGTGCTCCACACGCGCACCAGGAGGAGCAGCGCCGGGGACGCCGCAGTGGAGCGGGCCGTCATCGGGCGGCGGCCACGGCCACCAGCGCCCGGACCAGCCGGTCCAGCTCCGCGGGCGAGGTGTAGACGTTCGGGCTCACGCGGATTCCGCGGATCTCGGGGGTCCGCGCGTTGCCCGACATTGCCTGGACCAGGATCCCGTGGCGCTCGAGAAGCCGCGCCTCGAGCGCCTTGGACTCGACGCCCGGCAACTCCACCGTGCAGAGCCCGAGGCCCATCGCCGCCCCGTCCGTGGTGTAGAAGCGCGCCTCCGGGAGGGTGGCCGCCGCTCTCGTTCGCCAGTACGAGGTCAGGTACCGCAGCCGCTCGGCCTTGCGGGCCGCGCCCAGGGTGCGATGGATCGCCAGCGCCGGAAGCGCCGCGGGCGCGACGTACTCCGGGGACGTCCCGATCCACTCGAATCGAGACATCCCGGCCGTCTCCGGTGGCGAGGGGATGAGGGGCCAGACCTTCGCCGCGTGCTCGGGGCGCATCCAGAGGACGCCTGTGCCCACAGGCACGCCGAGCCACTTGTGCGCGCTGGCGCCGTAGTAGTCGCAGTCGAGCGCGGCGACCGGCTCCTCCAGCAGGCCGAGCGACTGGGCGCCGTCCACCACCACCTCCGCTCCGACCGCGTGGGCGGCGGCGGCGATGCGCCGCACCGGGAGGAGCTGGCCCGTCAGGTTGCTGGGATGCGTCAGCAGCACGAGCTTCGTCCGCGGCCCGATGGCCGCCTCATACATCTCGGCGAGTCGCTCCAGCGAGGGCGCGGGAACCGGCGGGCGGAGCATCCGCAGCACCACGCCGTCCCGGGCGCGCCGCTGCTCCAGGGCGTCGAGCATGGCGTAGTAGTCGTGCGCGGAGCAGACGACCTCGTCTCCGGCGCGCAGGGGGACGCCCAGGAGCACGGTGTCCAGCGCCTCGGTGGCGTTGCGCACCAGCGCGATCTGCTTCCCGGGCGCTCCCATGGCCTCGGCGAGGGCCGCGCGCACGGTGGTGTCCGTCACCTCGGGCCACAGGCGCGCCAGCCAATGCGCCGGCAGCGACTGGACCTCCCGCGCCAGGCGGACGAGGTCCGCCATCGCCTCCCGCGGGGCGGGGTTCGTCCAGCCGTGGTCGAGGTTCACCACCGCGGGATCGAGGGCGAACGCCTCGCGCACACGGGCCCAGAACGGCTCATCCTCGGCGAGCCGTGCGGGGTCGGCGGCGGCGCCGAGCGCCAGGAGGTCGGCGTCCAGCGTGTCGAGGAGCGTCGACATGCGCGCAAGCCGGTCGGCGAGCAGCGGCGCGGGCGCGACTGCCAGGGCACCCAGTGCGCCGGCAGTGCGGGTCAGGAAGTTGCGGCGGTGGATCATGGCGGGCTCTTGGAAGAAGGAGCGGGAGATGGCGCGCTCCCGTGAGCGACCATTGCCGGGCGACGCTCGGCGGAAGTCCTCAGCCGAGTGGCATCACGACCGCAGGGGCGAGGTGCGGATTGTCGAAGCGGACCACCTCGCCCGCCCGCTTCGCTGGCGCCGGGAAGAGGCGAGCGGAGAGGGGCTTCTGATATCACGTGGCGAGCGCGGCCACGTCGACGATGGTCGCGGCGAGATCCGCGACCGGCGCGCACCCGGCACGGGGACCACATCGATACCGTAGAAGGCTCAGGGCCGGAAGAGCGCCGAATGCCCGAAGGCCTCCCCCGTCTCGCCGTGCGGCCAACTCTCCCGGCGGAAGCTCACGCCTAAGCTTCCGTCCCCGGAGCGGAAGGACTCGTCCCAGGAGAGCCGCCCGGTGGCCGGGTCGATGCGCGCCATCAGCATCCGGTGCTCGCCCCCGTTCTCCTCCGCCCCCACGATCAGCCGGTCCGAGCCGGGATCCTTCGCGAGCCAGTGAGGGCGGAAGGTCGTGTCGGACCGCAGGCGCGACACCTCCACGGGGCGCGTGGGATCCGTGATGTCGAGCGAGATAAGCTTGTGACCGTATGCCACGGTCATGACCCAGAAGCGACCGACCACCGCGGGGACGCCGCACCCGCTGCCGTCCGACTCCGGGATGGTGTAGACGTTCTCGATCTCAGGCTCGGGCGTCTCCATCCCCGTCACGCGGTAGAACCCGCACCCGTAGCTGTTGAGGAGCACCGAGCCGTCCGGCATCACACGCGGCTCGAAGGGGAGCCAGTGCCCGAAGCGCATCGTCTCCCCACTCGGGAGGCGCGCCGGCGGCACGCGCAGCGTGCGGAGGAGCGCGAGGTCGGAGAGCCGCCACACCTGGACCACGTGGGCGCTGTGGGCCTCCATCATGCGCGCGCCCGTGGTCAGGAGGCGGTCGGTCTCCGGGAGCACGGCGAACGCGTAGGTCCGGATCGGCTCCGAGATACTCGAGTCCGCTGCGCTCGAGGTGCGGAGCAGCCGCCCCTCAGGGTCGACTTCCGCCAGCCCGCCGTGCCCGCCCGGCAGGGTGGTGTCACCAGGCAGGGGACTGGGGCCCTCGCTCCGGAGGAACCCGACGAGCACGTTCCCGTTCGGCAGCCGGACGAAGTCGTGCGGGTAGCGGAACGGGGCAGGCGGCGAGAGCGTCCGCACCAGGCGCGGGCGGGCCGCATCGTCGGTGTCGAAGAGCAGGACCTGCTCGCGGTGGTGGGCGTTCGCGAACAGGAGCGTGCCCGGCGGCGGGAGCTCGTATTCCAGGTGGTGGGGCATGGAGCCGCGCATCCCGACCGGCTCCGTCGCGACGACGTCGCCGTAGGTGGGGCTCTCGGGCCGCACGTCCACCACCGCCAGGAAGTCGGAGTGCTGCTCGTCGCGGTCGCCCGCCCACACGTACAGGTATCGCGCGGGGGCCGCCCTGGAGATCACCCTGCTCGCCGACGCCCGGGGATCCCCAGCGGACGCCGCCGGCGAGGCGATCGGCGAGGACGCTCCGCCCGCTCCCGCGCACCCGGCGCCAAACGCCGCGCCCAGCGCCCCGGTCAGCAGCAGTACGAGCCTCCATCGCGCGTTGCCCCTCGTGATGCTCCGGTGACCCGGGGGGAACGGACGCGCCGTCCCCTGCCGCGGATCGGAGCGGGTACGGGAGCCGGGGCTCACGGCCGCACCCGCAGGACCTGCCGGATCGTGCCCTGCTCCGATCGCACGGCGAGCACGGCGTCCATCTCCCGCGCCGGCGTCCACTCGAAGTCGTAGGTCTCGCCCACGCCGAAGCGCCGGAAGCGGGACGCCACCTCCCCCCGCAGCGCGAACGGCAGGTCGGCGCCGTCCTTGGCGAGCGGCCGCCAGACGAGCGGCACCGAATCCGCGCGCAGCGTCACCTCCGCGGCCGACGCGTGGAGAATGTTGACGAAGCGCAGCCGGTACCGTGTCCCGACGCGCAGATCGAGGGGAAGCGGCTCGGGACGGCCGTTGAGCGCCGTCACCCCGACGCGCGGGTCCGGGGGCGGACCCGCCGGGACGCCGCCCCCGGACCCCTCCGGCTCCGCGCGCCGCGCGACGCTCCCGAGGACGAAGAGCAGGTCCGTAGCCGGGTCGTGCCGCTCGCCCGGCTCCAGGACGAGGAGCGGGCCGTACATCCCGGCGCCGAGCTGCTGGCCCTCGTCCATGTGCGTGTGGTAGATGTAGGTCCCGGCGCGCGGCGGCGTGATCGTGACGGCGAAGGAGTCGCCCGGCGCCAGGAGGGGCGCCATGCTCGATCCGCTGCCGCTCCACCCCGAGACGCCGTCGAACACGCTCTCCAGCTCCATCCCGTGCCAGTGGACGGTGGTCGGCTCCCGGAGGCGGTTGATCACCGTGATCATCGCCGGCTCGCCGCGGGTGAGCAGCAGTGTCGAGCCGGGGACCTCCACCGAGTCCGGCCGCGGCTCTGCGCCGCGCTGGAGGACGTAGCCGCGCCGCGCCATCGCCCCGCTGTCCGCGGGCGCCTGCTGCGCAAAGAGCCGCAGGCGGCGCGCGGGCGCCGGAGCCGCGGATGCGTGGGCGCCACCATCCGTCGTCGTGATCCCCAGCACCAGCCCCGCCATCGCTTCGAGCGGGTGGCGCGCCACGTCGTGCGAGTCGTGGCCGCGGGCGCTGTCGGCGCGCGCCGGGTAGGGGGTGATGTGCGGGATCATATGGCAGTGCATCAGCCACTTCCCCGCGCGCGTCGGCACCCACTCCATGCGGAAGGTGCTCCCCGCGACCATGAACTCCGTCACCGCGAGGCGGGCGGTGCTCGCGGTGTACGTGGTATCGCGCGCGCCGTCCCCCTTGGCCAGCACCCGGAAGTGGAAGCCGTGCAGGTGCATGGGGTGGAGGAGATAGGTGCCGTTGAGCCACCGCCAGCGGATCGTGTCGCCCACCGGGTACTCCAGCCGCTCCGTGTGCGGCCAGGAGCGGCCGTTGATCGCCAGCTCCCAGATGTCCTCCTTCGCGGGGTTCCGGACCGAGTCGGGGTAGAGGTCGATCACCGTCATCACGAAGATCCGCTCCTCCGGATCGGGGCGCGTCCCTCGCGGGTCGACGACGATCGCGCCCGTGAGCTGGGAGTCGCGCCGCGAGCGGTGATGGATGGAATCGCCCGTGGTGCTCCCCCAGTAGAGGTAGGTGCCTGGCGCGCCCGCCCGGTAGCGCACGCTGCGGGTGGAGCCGGGCTCGACGTGCAGCGTGTCGTCCGCCACGGCCCCGGCGCGCAGCCCGTGCACCACGAGCGTCGAGTCGGGGAAGGCGTTGCGCACCCGCACCTCGATCTCCGTCCCCTCCTCCGCCCGCAGGAGCGGGCCTGGGATCCGCGGCGGGCCTCCGCTCTCCGAGAAGGCCTGCACCGTCACGGCGGTGTCCACCCCCGGGTCGGGGCGCCACCGCGCGGGCCCGGCGATCAGCTGCAGCTCCAGCACGTCGCCACGCCGCCGTCCCGCGGGCGTGCGGTTGTCGTTGGGGACGACCGGCGCGGGGGCGACACGCGCGAGCGAGGGCGCGGGTGCGGCGCTCTGCGCACTCGCGCCCGGGATGGCGCCCGCGGCGGCGAGGAACGCGGCAGCGGCATGGTTCCGGAGGATCTGCATCGGGGTGCGCGGGCGGGTCATGGGCGAGCCGCGTCCCGCACGCGGACGTGCACGGGGACGTGCCAGCCGGAAAGCTGCGTCTTCACCTCCAGGCGCAGCCCTCCGGGCTGGGCCGGCGTGATCTCGAAGTCCGCGGTCTCGCCGGGGCCGGTGAGCAGGTGCGCGGGTCCGGGGGTGGAGTGGGCCGGCGGGAGGTCCGCTCCGTCCTTGGCGACGGGGCGCCAGGGCGCGAACGCGCTGTCGGTCACGAGCGAGAACATCACCCGCCAGTCGTTGGTGATGTTGACGAGGCGGATGCGGTGGGTCTCGCCGGCACGCATCTCCAGCGCGGGCGGCGTGGCGCTCCCGTTGACCAGTCCCGGGCTGTCGACGGTGGGCCCCGCCTGGCCGACGACGAGCACGTGGTCCGTCCGGGGGTCGAACTCCTCCCCCGGCTCCAGCACGAGCATCGCCCCGTAGAGCCCCGAACTGATCTGCCCCAGCTCGTTCTGGTGCGGATGGTAGATGAAGGTGCCGGCGCGCGGAGGCGTGAAGACGGCCGTGAAGGAGTCGCCCGGCGCGATCGGCGGAAGCAGACTGCCCGGCGAGCCGCTCCACCCGGGAACGCCGTCGGGGAAGCTCTCCAGCTCCATCCCGTGCCAGTGCACGCTGCTGGGCTCCGCCAGCCGGTTCACCACCGTGATCGCCACCGGTTCGTCCCGTCGGAGGAGGAGCAGAGGGCCGGGGATCTGAATGGAATCGGGCGCCGGCTCTCGATCGCCGTGGAGGACGTACCCCATGCCCGGTGCGTCGCCGTAGCGCCCGGGTGTGGATTGGACCAGCAGCCTCAGCTTCCGCGGGTCGCGCCGCGGAGCTGCCGACGCCGCGGAGCCGGGACGGGGACGCACGTGCAGCCCCAGCACCAGCCCGGCCATCCGGTGGTCGTCGTGGTCGTCCGCGTGGGCGGCGGCGTGGGGCACGCGGGGGAGCGACACCCCGGCCGACATGTGGAAGGGGAAGTGGCAGTGGAAGAGCCAGTTCCCCTCCCGCTCGGGGACCCAGGTCAGGGCGGCGGTGCCTCCCGGGAGCATCAGCTCGGTGACGGCCAGCCTGCGCGCCTCGGGCCGGTACACGGTGTCGGCCGCCCACGCGCCGCGGCTGTCCACGCGGAAATAGAAGCCGTGCAGGTGCATCGGGTGAGAGCTCCAGGTCGGGTTGACCCACCGCCAGCGCAGGGTGTCTCCGACCGTGGGGGAGAAGCGCTCGGTATGGGGCCATCCCTTCCCGTTGATCGTCATCACCTCTCGCGTCTCCGGGCCCTCGCCCGCAGGGTCGAGCCATGCGCCGAGCACGAAGACGCGGTCGTCGGCGCGCGCGCCGGCCGGATCCACCACGAAGGCGCCGGAGAGCTGGCTGTCCACGCCGGCCCGCTCCTCCATCCCGGTGCCGGTGGTCGAGCCCCAGTAGAAGTAGGTTCCCGGCTCCCCGGCCGGGAAGCGCAGCTCACGGGTCGCGCCCGGCGCGACATGCACCGTGTCTTCCGGCGACCCCGGTCGGGTATGCAGCCCGTGAAGGACCAGCGGCGCGGCGAGCCGGTTGTGAACGCGGGCACGGATCGTGGTGCCCTGCGGCACCCGGATCAGCGGCCCTGGGACCCGTGCCGGCTTTCCTGCCTCCCCGAACGTCTGCACCTCCAAGTACGGCCCGTCCTCCGCCTCCGGGTACCACCGCGCCCGGCGCGCCTCCAGCCGTACGGTCAACACCCCGTCCCGCAGCGAGCCGGCGGCGGCCGTGTTCGGGTTGGCGATGGCGCGCCCGACGGACTGCCCTGCGGCAGGGGCGCCCAGGCACACGAGAGCCGCGGCGACGAGAAATGGTCGGGACGGGATGAACACGAGGCTCCTTCGGGCAGGACGGGAGGGGCGAGAGGTCCCACACTGGTCTATACGCGCAGAACCGTCCAGGAACACGACATCGACACCCCCTCGACGGTTGCAGATCGCCGCCGGCGAGTACATCTTCCATGGAACCCACGCCGGAGAGTGTACTCCCCCTCTGCTCTCTGCTCCCCGCCCATGGCCTCCCTCGACTCCGCACCAGGCTCCTCCGCCCGGCCCAGCTTCGACCCTACGGCGCTGGACCATCTCTTCCCCACCGTGTATGCGGAGCTGCACCGCCTGGCGCAGCGTTACCTGCGGCACGAGCGGATCGACCACACCCTGAACACTACGGCGCTGGTCCACGAGGCCTACCTTCGGCTCTCGGAGCAGACGCGCGCCGGCATCTCCGACCGACACCACCTACTCGCTCTGGCCGTCCGGGCGATGCGCCGCGTGCTCGTGGATCATGCGCGGAAGCACCACACCGCCAAGCGCGGTGGCGGACGGCGGCAGGTGCGCCTGGAGGACACCGCGATCGTCGTCGAGGAACGGGCGGAGACGCTGATCTCCCTGGACGAGGCGCTGGAGCGGCTCGAGGCTCTCGATCCCAGGCTCTGCCGGGTGGTGGAGTGCCGCTTCTTCAGCGGGCTCACCGAGGCCGAGACGGCCGACGTTCTGCAGGTAACCACCCGCACGATCCAGAGGGACTGGGCGAAGGCCAGGGCCTGGCTGTACCGGGAGCTCGATGGCTGAGCCCCGCGGAGCGGCGATGGACGCGCGGACCCGCTGGGCCCGGGTTGCGGAGGTGCTCGACGCCGTGCTCGAGGCGCCCGCGGAGCGACGCGGGCTCCTGCTGGACGAGCAGTGCGGCGCCGACTCCGCGCTGCGCGCGGAGGTGGAGGCGCTGCTCTCGTCGCTCGACCGCGGCGACGGCTTCCTGGACGACGCGGCGGTGAGCTACCTGGCGCCGCTGCTGGAGGGGGGCGGCCCGGACGAAGCGCGCGGAGCAGAGACGGGCCGACGGATCGGGTCCTTCCGCGTCGTCCGCGAGATCGGGCGCGGGGGCATGGGCGCGGTGTTCCTCGCGGAGCGGGAGGACCCGGAGCTCCGGCAGCGGGTCGCCATCAAGCTCCTGCACGAGGGGGCACGTTCGGGCCAGGCGCTGCAGCGCTTCGTGGAGGAGCGGCGTATCCTCGCCTCGCTCGACCACCCGGACATCGCCCGTCTCGTCGACGGCGGCCTCACGGACGCGGGCGTCCCCTGGTTCGCGATGGAGTACGTGGAGGGCGTGCCGCTGGACCGGTACTGCGACGCCCGAGGGCTCGGCGTGGAGGAACGGATCGCCCTCTTCTGCAGGGTGTGCGACACGGTCCAGTTCGCGCATCGCAACCTGGTCGTGCACCGCGACCTCAAGCCCTCCAACATCCTGGTCACCGAGGAGGGCCAGCCGAAGCTGCTCGACTTCGGCATCGCGAAGCTCCTCGGCGATCCGACCGGCAGCGAAGAGTTGACCGGGCCCGGTCACCGGCTGATGACGCGGGGGTACGCCAGCCCCGAGCAGCTGCGAGGGGAGCGCATCTCCACCTCCAGCGACGTCTACGCGCTGGGCGTGGTGCTGTACCTTCTCCTCACCGGCAAGCATCCACACCACCGGGGCGGCGAGGCGATCGAGGTCTCGCGAGCATCGGTGGAGCACCAGCCGGAGCCGCCCTCCCGGTGTGTGGCCCGCGCGGCCGCGACGGACCCGCAGCGAGCCGCCCTGGCGCGCCGGCTCCGTGGCGACCTCGACGCCGTCGTGCTCAAGGCGATGTGCCCCTCGCCCGACGAGCGGTACCCGAGCGCGGATCGGCTGGCCACCGACCTGCGGCGCCACCTGCGCGGACTCCCCGTGAGTGCACGAGCGGATACCCGATGGTACCGGGTGCGCACCTTTGTGCGACGCAACCGGGTCAGCGTGGCACTGACCGGAGCGGCCGCCACGCTCCTCCTCGGGTTCAGCGCTCTGACCGCCGTGCAGGCGGGACGGATCGCCACCGAGCGTGACCGAGCGCAGCAGG
This window contains:
- a CDS encoding serine/threonine-protein kinase, with the translated sequence MAEPRGAAMDARTRWARVAEVLDAVLEAPAERRGLLLDEQCGADSALRAEVEALLSSLDRGDGFLDDAAVSYLAPLLEGGGPDEARGAETGRRIGSFRVVREIGRGGMGAVFLAEREDPELRQRVAIKLLHEGARSGQALQRFVEERRILASLDHPDIARLVDGGLTDAGVPWFAMEYVEGVPLDRYCDARGLGVEERIALFCRVCDTVQFAHRNLVVHRDLKPSNILVTEEGQPKLLDFGIAKLLGDPTGSEELTGPGHRLMTRGYASPEQLRGERISTSSDVYALGVVLYLLLTGKHPHHRGGEAIEVSRASVEHQPEPPSRCVARAAATDPQRAALARRLRGDLDAVVLKAMCPSPDERYPSADRLATDLRRHLRGLPVSARADTRWYRVRTFVRRNRVSVALTGAAATLLLGFSALTAVQAGRIATERDRAQQVEAFLLGLLYDADPHRADGQAMTVRELLDNGTSQLRAGAPEAPEARSRLFFALGKAYHGLGEYDRAIELLDSSYVLLRGLRGETHPEAISVANQLADVLRFAGRYDAARELYGVILAARRAEHGDQSTEVARSLNGLAMVLRMQGRYDEAERLLREALAIDRSRVAVEPAALTQSLNNLGHVMRERGELAAAEALHRESLAARRALWGPEHFEVSVSLSNLAGVLRDRGDYAAADSVFRQALELRRRLVGEQHPDVAMDRAGYARLLHLRGETAAAESLYRQALGVQRRALPQGHPFTATTLLGLGRLLVDAGRPAEAEPLLREALDIRERVLPREHSQVDEARDALAGCLAALRKAAGGGAAVR